From Acidobacteriota bacterium, one genomic window encodes:
- a CDS encoding class I SAM-dependent methyltransferase, which yields MTRVEQEKWQARYASLPSSRRPPQPPARWLRRWTEVIPRGRVLDLGMGLGGNALYVAARGASVLGIDISERAVKALRQTALSRGLRLELIVADLDDFPLPVNRFDAVLCFFYLNRRLFPQIRNSLKPGGVLLMESFVTDPQRPKKDQPHYRLAEKELLRAFGDWEVLDYAEGNYPESPHARAATARICARKSG from the coding sequence ATGACCAGGGTCGAGCAGGAAAAATGGCAAGCCAGGTACGCCTCACTGCCTTCGAGTCGACGCCCACCCCAGCCCCCTGCCCGGTGGCTGCGCCGTTGGACCGAGGTGATTCCGCGCGGACGCGTGCTTGATCTTGGCATGGGACTTGGAGGCAACGCCTTGTACGTGGCTGCCCGGGGAGCTTCAGTACTCGGGATCGATATCTCGGAACGTGCTGTCAAGGCACTGCGTCAGACCGCCTTGTCCCGTGGCTTGAGGCTCGAGCTGATCGTTGCCGATCTGGATGATTTTCCGCTGCCGGTGAATCGTTTCGATGCGGTCCTTTGCTTTTTCTATCTGAATCGCCGTCTTTTCCCCCAAATCAGGAACAGCCTCAAGCCTGGCGGCGTACTCCTGATGGAGTCCTTTGTGACAGATCCGCAGCGGCCGAAGAAGGATCAACCCCACTATCGGCTCGCTGAAAAGGAGCTGCTCAGGGCCTTCGGTGATTGGGAAGTTCTCGACTATGCCGAGGGCAACTACCCGGAATCCCCCCACGCGCGGGCGGCCACGGCCCGCATCTGCGCCAGGAAGTCCGGATAG
- a CDS encoding type II toxin-antitoxin system VapC family toxin, whose product MKLLLDTHVLLWAAGASRRLPADGRALLEDPENEVVFSAASLWEVAIKRGIRREEFSADPRLLRRGLLENDYVELPVTGAHAAAVDLLPPIHKDPFDRILIAQAQIEGLTLLTADEVVARYPGPIQLL is encoded by the coding sequence TTGAAACTCCTTCTCGACACACATGTCTTGCTCTGGGCAGCGGGCGCGTCACGTCGATTGCCGGCCGATGGGCGTGCGCTGTTGGAAGATCCGGAGAACGAGGTGGTCTTTAGCGCCGCTTCGCTTTGGGAGGTAGCCATCAAGAGGGGAATCCGGCGAGAGGAGTTCAGCGCCGACCCGCGCCTGCTGCGCCGGGGGTTGCTGGAGAACGATTATGTGGAATTGCCTGTAACCGGCGCTCACGCAGCGGCTGTGGATCTGCTTCCCCCTATACACAAGGACCCGTTCGACCGTATCCTGATCGCGCAGGCCCAAATCGAAGGGCTTACGCTCTTGACGGCGGACGAAGTCGTCGCGCGTTACCCGGGGCCAATCCAGTTGCTTTGA
- a CDS encoding type II toxin-antitoxin system Phd/YefM family antitoxin: MRTFNMHEAKTHLSRLVEAAANGEPFIIARAGKPVVKVVAVEAPSAGTARRVGFMAGKISAPKHFDRMGSEEIEALFEGDG; this comes from the coding sequence ATGCGCACATTCAACATGCACGAAGCCAAGACCCATCTCTCACGTCTCGTCGAGGCTGCCGCTAACGGCGAGCCATTCATTATTGCGCGCGCGGGCAAGCCCGTCGTCAAAGTCGTCGCCGTGGAAGCGCCGAGTGCCGGGACCGCCCGTCGGGTCGGATTCATGGCCGGGAAAATCTCGGCACCCAAGCATTTCGACCGCATGGGTTCCGAAGAGATCGAAGCCCTGTTCGAAGGTGACGGTTGA
- the thiS gene encoding sulfur carrier protein ThiS translates to MVLVEILVNGETRQLKAGTTVEELVRELGLVPDRLAIEYNLHILKKKHWAATALANGDRVEVVHFVGGGAGAGPRSRRRCHSTSPNQREASSHAIH, encoded by the coding sequence ATGGTTCTGGTTGAAATTCTTGTGAACGGAGAGACCCGACAGCTGAAGGCCGGGACCACGGTGGAGGAGCTTGTCCGGGAACTGGGTTTGGTTCCGGACCGTCTGGCGATCGAATACAACCTCCACATCCTCAAAAAGAAGCATTGGGCGGCAACCGCCCTGGCCAATGGGGATCGAGTTGAGGTCGTTCACTTTGTGGGGGGAGGCGCAGGCGCCGGTCCACGGTCGCGCCGTCGCTGTCATTCAACGAGTCCAAACCAGCGAGAGGCATCGTCACATGCAATCCATTGA
- a CDS encoding cupin domain-containing protein: MKKVSLFDTANLFCDLYCLRPGQSQKPHTHQGADKIYFVLQGRGTFVVGEEEKELEAGEIVLAPSGAVHGVTNHTPQPLNLLVVMAPNPNH, translated from the coding sequence ATGAAGAAGGTCAGCCTTTTCGACACGGCCAACCTTTTTTGCGATCTCTATTGCCTGCGGCCCGGGCAATCCCAGAAGCCCCACACCCATCAGGGCGCCGACAAGATTTATTTCGTTCTGCAGGGACGGGGAACCTTTGTGGTCGGAGAGGAGGAGAAAGAGCTTGAGGCCGGAGAGATTGTGCTGGCTCCTTCCGGAGCCGTCCACGGCGTAACCAACCATACGCCGCAACCCCTCAATCTGCTGGTGGTGATGGCCCCCAACCCGAACCATTAA
- the murJ gene encoding murein biosynthesis integral membrane protein MurJ, whose protein sequence is MTHESPPLVKSAGLISLATIISRILGLVRETILAALFTRFQTDAFYAAFRIPNLLRDLFAEGAMSAAFVPTFTKILQRQGPQAAWHLASLVINFLVIVLGLIVLLGIFNAPWIVDIVVGGFKDEPGKSELTVLLTRIMLPFLLLVALAAVAMGMLNCHGKFFIPALAPAVFNLGSVLVALSLYWLLPDYGVDPVAGMAIGVIVGGALQVAVQLPSLFKLGFQYSLGFSFDHPGLKKILLLMGPGTLGLAATQVNLLVNTILASYQQQGAITWLNFAFRVMYLPIGIFGVAIASAALPTLSAHATHHRIQQLRDTLSSSLRLSLFFNVPASLGLICLSHPVVSLIYERGRFTAADTLETGWALIYYALGLAAYSAIKLMVPAFYALDRPRIPVLISAATLALSITANLLLIDSMGYRVLALVTSLAALLNAFLLYYWLQKTTGALQTAKILTTLLKVLGASLVMALGTFHLYRWLAGAFLPVAFAGKALILALSVTAGVSIYALCCRLIGVPELDQVLESIRRRLQSK, encoded by the coding sequence ATGACCCACGAGTCCCCTCCGCTAGTCAAATCCGCCGGGCTGATCAGCCTTGCGACCATCATCAGCAGGATCCTGGGACTGGTACGCGAAACCATCCTGGCAGCACTGTTCACCCGCTTTCAAACCGACGCCTTCTACGCCGCATTCAGGATCCCCAACCTGTTGAGGGATCTCTTCGCCGAAGGGGCCATGAGTGCGGCTTTCGTGCCCACCTTCACCAAGATCCTCCAGCGCCAGGGTCCCCAGGCCGCCTGGCATCTGGCCTCACTGGTCATCAACTTCCTGGTGATTGTCCTGGGCCTGATCGTCCTGCTGGGAATTTTCAATGCCCCTTGGATCGTGGACATCGTCGTTGGCGGGTTCAAGGACGAACCGGGCAAGTCCGAACTCACCGTCCTGTTGACCCGGATCATGCTTCCCTTCCTGCTGCTGGTGGCCCTGGCTGCCGTCGCCATGGGAATGCTGAACTGTCACGGCAAATTCTTCATTCCGGCTCTGGCGCCGGCCGTTTTCAACCTGGGATCCGTTCTGGTGGCGCTTTCGCTGTACTGGCTGCTGCCGGACTATGGGGTCGATCCGGTGGCGGGAATGGCCATAGGAGTCATTGTCGGCGGGGCTCTACAAGTGGCGGTCCAGCTCCCTTCCCTCTTCAAACTCGGATTCCAGTACAGCCTGGGATTTTCTTTCGACCATCCGGGCCTCAAGAAGATCCTGCTGCTGATGGGTCCGGGAACGTTGGGCCTGGCCGCCACCCAGGTGAACCTTTTGGTAAACACAATCCTGGCAAGCTACCAGCAGCAGGGGGCAATAACCTGGCTCAACTTCGCATTTCGTGTGATGTATCTACCCATCGGCATCTTTGGAGTGGCTATCGCTTCGGCGGCTCTGCCTACCCTTTCCGCCCATGCCACACACCATCGGATCCAGCAGCTTCGCGACACGCTTTCTTCCTCCTTGCGCCTCTCGCTCTTCTTCAACGTTCCGGCATCTCTGGGACTCATCTGCCTCAGCCATCCGGTGGTATCCCTGATCTATGAACGAGGACGATTTACCGCTGCCGACACCCTGGAGACCGGATGGGCGCTCATATACTACGCGCTGGGACTGGCCGCCTACTCGGCGATCAAGCTCATGGTGCCGGCCTTCTATGCGCTCGATAGACCCCGAATCCCGGTTCTCATCAGCGCCGCGACCCTGGCCCTCAGCATCACCGCCAATTTGTTGCTCATCGATAGCATGGGCTACCGGGTGCTGGCGCTGGTCACCTCCCTGGCAGCGCTGCTTAATGCCTTTCTTCTCTATTACTGGTTGCAGAAAACCACCGGAGCCCTGCAAACGGCGAAGATCCTGACCACTCTCCTCAAGGTCCTGGGAGCCTCTCTGGTGATGGCGCTGGGCACGTTCCATCTCTACCGATGGCTGGCAGGCGCCTTTTTGCCGGTCGCCTTTGCCGGGAAGGCCTTGATCCTTGCCCTCTCGGTAACGGCCGGAGTCTCAATCTACGCGCTCTGCTGCAGGCTGATCGGGGTACCGGAACTGGACCAGGTGCTGGAGTCGATCAGGAGACGATTGCAGTCGAAATGA
- the lpxD gene encoding UDP-3-O-(3-hydroxymyristoyl)glucosamine N-acyltransferase has translation MTLAEIAKALNCDLEGDGDLPISGVAPIEEARPGQLTFLANRKYLKRLGSTRASAIIVSRDFPALAISTLRSGNPYLSFAQSIDLFYRPPLPPPGIHATAVIADTAVIGSNPSIGPFVIVDRDVIIGDNAVLHPHVVIYSGVTIGHDFTAHSHACVRENCSIGNGVTLQNGVVIGADGYGFAKREDGSYAKITQSGPVVLEDEVEVQANATVDRAAVGETRIRKGAKVDNLVQVGHGSKVGRNTLLCAQVGLAGSTDVGDDVILTGQVGVAGHCRIGDGAIATAQTGIPSDVAPGKLVSGYPAIDNRLWLKCSAIFTKLPEMNKSLRQLQRKVEDLMK, from the coding sequence ATGACTCTAGCCGAGATTGCCAAGGCTCTGAACTGCGACCTCGAGGGGGACGGCGATCTCCCGATCAGCGGCGTCGCTCCCATTGAAGAAGCCCGGCCCGGCCAGCTGACATTCCTCGCCAATCGAAAGTACCTGAAGCGTCTTGGCTCCACCCGGGCTTCGGCCATCATTGTGTCCAGGGACTTCCCGGCCCTCGCGATCAGCACGCTCCGCTCCGGCAACCCCTATTTGAGTTTCGCCCAATCGATCGATCTGTTTTACAGGCCCCCGCTTCCGCCGCCGGGAATCCATGCCACGGCCGTCATTGCCGACACCGCGGTAATTGGCAGCAACCCCTCGATCGGGCCCTTTGTGATCGTCGACCGGGACGTGATCATCGGGGACAACGCCGTTCTGCACCCTCATGTCGTCATCTATTCCGGGGTTACCATCGGCCACGACTTTACCGCCCACTCCCATGCCTGTGTTCGCGAGAACTGCTCCATCGGCAACGGCGTGACCCTGCAGAATGGCGTCGTCATCGGCGCCGACGGCTATGGCTTCGCCAAGCGGGAGGACGGAAGTTACGCCAAGATCACTCAGTCCGGACCCGTCGTTCTGGAAGATGAGGTCGAGGTTCAAGCCAATGCCACCGTGGACAGGGCGGCCGTTGGCGAGACCCGCATCCGCAAGGGAGCCAAGGTGGACAATCTTGTCCAGGTGGGACACGGCTCCAAGGTGGGGCGCAACACTCTTCTCTGTGCCCAGGTGGGTCTCGCCGGTAGCACCGACGTGGGTGACGACGTAATCTTGACCGGTCAGGTAGGTGTGGCCGGCCATTGCCGAATCGGCGACGGCGCCATCGCAACCGCGCAAACGGGAATCCCCTCCGACGTCGCGCCGGGCAAGTTGGTCTCCGGCTATCCCGCCATCGACAACCGACTATGGTTGAAGTGTTCGGCGATCTTCACCAAGCTGCCGGAAATGAACAAGTCTCTCAGACAACTTCAACGAAAAGTTGAAGACCTGATGAAGTAA
- a CDS encoding site-specific tyrosine recombinase XerD — translation MISEISGFINYLTVEKGLSRNTLNAYRSDLENLRRFLEERKLPLDSLTQSHLQEFARTLQREPFIGRSISSIVSTLRRFLEERQPSPASLTKSQRQDLIQLLQLDARSTSRILSRLRNFLEERKLPLESLTESDQQEFIRTLQRDARSVSRNLSAVRGLCRWMVLEGKRFDNPSENLESPKVWKKLPGVLSLKQVEELLSQPDRKQSRGPKDKAMLLRDKAMLEVLYATGLRVSELVSLQVRDLHRDRNYDLMYLHWLGKGEKLRAVPLGDSAKEALEQYLHHARQSLLKGKGSPMIFLTNRGQGMTRQGFWKMLRRYGKEAGIRSSLKPHALRHAFATHLLQRGADLRAVQMMLGHSDISTTQIYTHVLKERLKAIYREHHPRV, via the coding sequence ATGATCAGCGAAATATCAGGATTCATCAACTACCTTACGGTCGAAAAAGGACTCTCCAGAAACACCCTGAATGCCTACAGGTCGGATCTGGAAAATCTCCGAAGGTTTCTGGAAGAGCGGAAACTTCCTCTGGACTCGCTGACTCAGAGCCACCTGCAGGAATTTGCCCGGACACTTCAGCGAGAACCGTTCATCGGTCGCTCTATTTCAAGTATTGTGTCCACACTCCGAAGATTTCTGGAAGAGCGGCAACCCTCGCCGGCATCCCTGACCAAGAGCCAACGGCAGGACTTAATCCAGTTGCTTCAACTCGATGCCCGCTCCACTTCCAGAATTCTGTCCAGACTCCGAAACTTTCTGGAAGAGCGGAAACTCCCTCTGGAATCCCTGACTGAAAGCGACCAACAGGAATTTATCCGGACACTTCAGCGTGACGCCCGCTCCGTTTCCAGAAATCTGTCCGCGGTTCGTGGGCTTTGCCGCTGGATGGTTCTAGAAGGAAAGCGCTTCGATAATCCCTCCGAAAACCTGGAATCGCCAAAAGTCTGGAAGAAGCTGCCAGGGGTGCTGTCACTGAAACAGGTGGAGGAATTGCTGTCCCAGCCCGACCGGAAGCAGTCCCGAGGTCCCAAAGACAAGGCCATGCTGCTGAGAGACAAGGCCATGCTGGAAGTGCTCTATGCAACCGGTCTGCGTGTTTCGGAGTTGGTTTCTTTGCAGGTCAGGGACCTGCATCGCGACCGGAATTACGACCTGATGTATCTGCACTGGCTGGGAAAGGGTGAAAAGCTTCGGGCCGTTCCGCTGGGTGATTCCGCCAAGGAGGCATTGGAGCAGTACCTGCATCATGCCCGACAGAGTTTGCTCAAGGGGAAGGGCTCTCCCATGATCTTCCTGACCAACCGAGGGCAGGGGATGACTCGACAGGGGTTCTGGAAGATGCTCAGGCGTTACGGCAAGGAGGCGGGGATCCGGTCGTCTCTCAAGCCCCATGCCTTGCGCCATGCCTTTGCAACCCACCTGTTGCAGCGGGGAGCCGACCTGCGTGCGGTTCAGATGATGCTGGGTCACTCCGATATCTCCACCACCCAGATCTATACCCACGTATTGAAGGAACGCCTGAAGGCGATCTACCGGGAACACCATCCCAGGGTTTAG